One Peromyscus leucopus breed LL Stock chromosome 4, UCI_PerLeu_2.1, whole genome shotgun sequence genomic region harbors:
- the Arrdc1 gene encoding arrestin domain-containing protein 1 isoform X2, which yields MGRVQLFEIRLRQGRVVYSPGEPLAGAVRVRLGAPLPFRAIRVTCMGSCGVSNKANDGAWVVEESYFNSSLSLADKGSLPAGEHNFPFQFLLPATAPTSFEGPFGKIVHQVRASIDTPRFSKDHKCSLVFYILSPLNLNSIPDIEQPNVASTTKKFSYKLVKTGNVVLTASTDLRGYVVGQVLRLQADIENQSGKDTSPVVASLLQKVSYKAKRWIYDVRTIAEVEGTGVKAWRRAQWQEQILVPALPQSALPGCSLIHIDYYLQVSMKAPEATVTLPLFVGNIAVNQTPLSPCVGPGSSPGALSPVVPSAPPQEEAEAVAGGPHLSDPVSLSTKIHSQRQQPPPTPLGPVSVPTGDPCVQVGSPASRSLHPPLCISIGATVPYFAEGSGGPVPTTSALILPPEYSSWGYPYEAPPSYEQSCGASTDPGLIPGS from the exons CTATCCGGGTGACCTGCATGGGTTCCTGTGGGGTCTCCAACAAGGCCAACGATGGGGCATGGGTGGTGGAGGAGAGCTACTTCAACAGCTCCCTGTCACTGGCTGACAAGG GAAGTCTGCCGGCTGGAGAGCACAACTTCCcctttcagttcctgcttcctg CCACAGCACCCACATCTTTTGAGGGACCCTTTGGGAAGATTGTGCACCAGGTGAGGGCCTCCATCGACACTCCACGTTTTTCCAAGGATCACAAATGTAGCCTCGTGTTCTACATCCTGAGCCCCTTGAACCTGAACAGCATCCCAGATATTGAG CAACCCAACGTGGCCTCCACTACCAAGAAGTTCTCCTACAAGCTGGTGAAGACGGGCAATGTGGTTCTCACAGCTAGCACTGACCTTCGTGGCTATGTGGTGGGACAGGTGCTTCGGCTGCAGGCTGACATTGAGAACCAATCAGGCAAGGACACCAGCCCTGTGGTGGCCAGCTTGCTACAG AAAGTATCCTATAAGGCCAAGCGCTGGATCTACGATGTGCGAACCATTGCAGAGGTGGAGGGTACAGGTGTCAAGGCCTGGAGGCGTGCTCAGTGGCAAGAACAGATCCTGGTGCCTGCCCTGCCCCAGTCAGCCCTGCCTGGCTGCAGCCTTATCCACATCGACTATTACCTGCAG GTCTCCATGAAGGCACCCGAAGCCACCGTGACTCTCCCACTCTTTGTTGGCAATATTGCTGTGAACCAGACCCCACTGAGCCCCTGTGTAGGCCCAGGGTCCTCTCCTGGGGCCCTGTCCCCAGTGGTGCCCTCTGCACCCCCCCAGGAAGAGGCCGAGGCAGTGGCCGGCGGCCCCCACTTATCAGACCCAGTCTCCCTCTCTACCAAGATCCATTCTCAGCGGCAGCAGCCACCGCCCACTCCGCTGGGTCCTGTGTCCGTCCCCACCGGTGACCCCTGTGTTCAGGTTGGAAGCCCTGCCAGCCGTTCCCTGCACCCTCCCCTGTGCATCTCGATCGGTGCCACCGTCCCCTACTTTGCAGAAGGCTCCGGGGGCCCAGTGCCCACCACCAGCGCCTTGATCCTCCCTCCAGAGTACAGCTCATGGGGCTACCCCTATG AGGCTCCACCGTCCTATGAACAGAGCTGTGGTGCCAGTACAGACCCTGGCCTGATCCCAGGGAGCTGA
- the Arrdc1 gene encoding arrestin domain-containing protein 1 isoform X1, protein MGRVQLFEIRLRQGRVVYSPGEPLAGAVRVRLGAPLPFRAIRVTCMGSCGVSNKANDGAWVVEESYFNSSLSLADKGSLPAGEHNFPFQFLLPATAPTSFEGPFGKIVHQVRASIDTPRFSKDHKCSLVFYILSPLNLNSIPDIEQPNVASTTKKFSYKLVKTGNVVLTASTDLRGYVVGQVLRLQADIENQSGKDTSPVVASLLQKVSYKAKRWIYDVRTIAEVEGTGVKAWRRAQWQEQILVPALPQSALPGCSLIHIDYYLQVWCCPGLCGLRLGALGLTPQCLHSFQVSMKAPEATVTLPLFVGNIAVNQTPLSPCVGPGSSPGALSPVVPSAPPQEEAEAVAGGPHLSDPVSLSTKIHSQRQQPPPTPLGPVSVPTGDPCVQVGSPASRSLHPPLCISIGATVPYFAEGSGGPVPTTSALILPPEYSSWGYPYEAPPSYEQSCGASTDPGLIPGS, encoded by the exons CTATCCGGGTGACCTGCATGGGTTCCTGTGGGGTCTCCAACAAGGCCAACGATGGGGCATGGGTGGTGGAGGAGAGCTACTTCAACAGCTCCCTGTCACTGGCTGACAAGG GAAGTCTGCCGGCTGGAGAGCACAACTTCCcctttcagttcctgcttcctg CCACAGCACCCACATCTTTTGAGGGACCCTTTGGGAAGATTGTGCACCAGGTGAGGGCCTCCATCGACACTCCACGTTTTTCCAAGGATCACAAATGTAGCCTCGTGTTCTACATCCTGAGCCCCTTGAACCTGAACAGCATCCCAGATATTGAG CAACCCAACGTGGCCTCCACTACCAAGAAGTTCTCCTACAAGCTGGTGAAGACGGGCAATGTGGTTCTCACAGCTAGCACTGACCTTCGTGGCTATGTGGTGGGACAGGTGCTTCGGCTGCAGGCTGACATTGAGAACCAATCAGGCAAGGACACCAGCCCTGTGGTGGCCAGCTTGCTACAG AAAGTATCCTATAAGGCCAAGCGCTGGATCTACGATGTGCGAACCATTGCAGAGGTGGAGGGTACAGGTGTCAAGGCCTGGAGGCGTGCTCAGTGGCAAGAACAGATCCTGGTGCCTGCCCTGCCCCAGTCAGCCCTGCCTGGCTGCAGCCTTATCCACATCGACTATTACCTGCAGGTTTGGTGTTGTCCGGGGCTGTGTGGCCTGAGGCTAGGTGCCCTTGGCCTGACTCCTCAATGCCTGCATTCTTTCCAGGTCTCCATGAAGGCACCCGAAGCCACCGTGACTCTCCCACTCTTTGTTGGCAATATTGCTGTGAACCAGACCCCACTGAGCCCCTGTGTAGGCCCAGGGTCCTCTCCTGGGGCCCTGTCCCCAGTGGTGCCCTCTGCACCCCCCCAGGAAGAGGCCGAGGCAGTGGCCGGCGGCCCCCACTTATCAGACCCAGTCTCCCTCTCTACCAAGATCCATTCTCAGCGGCAGCAGCCACCGCCCACTCCGCTGGGTCCTGTGTCCGTCCCCACCGGTGACCCCTGTGTTCAGGTTGGAAGCCCTGCCAGCCGTTCCCTGCACCCTCCCCTGTGCATCTCGATCGGTGCCACCGTCCCCTACTTTGCAGAAGGCTCCGGGGGCCCAGTGCCCACCACCAGCGCCTTGATCCTCCCTCCAGAGTACAGCTCATGGGGCTACCCCTATG AGGCTCCACCGTCCTATGAACAGAGCTGTGGTGCCAGTACAGACCCTGGCCTGATCCCAGGGAGCTGA
- the Arrdc1 gene encoding arrestin domain-containing protein 1 isoform X4, whose protein sequence is MGSCGVSNKANDGAWVVEESYFNSSLSLADKGSLPAGEHNFPFQFLLPATAPTSFEGPFGKIVHQVRASIDTPRFSKDHKCSLVFYILSPLNLNSIPDIEQPNVASTTKKFSYKLVKTGNVVLTASTDLRGYVVGQVLRLQADIENQSGKDTSPVVASLLQKVSYKAKRWIYDVRTIAEVEGTGVKAWRRAQWQEQILVPALPQSALPGCSLIHIDYYLQVWCCPGLCGLRLGALGLTPQCLHSFQVSMKAPEATVTLPLFVGNIAVNQTPLSPCVGPGSSPGALSPVVPSAPPQEEAEAVAGGPHLSDPVSLSTKIHSQRQQPPPTPLGPVSVPTGDPCVQVGSPASRSLHPPLCISIGATVPYFAEGSGGPVPTTSALILPPEYSSWGYPYEAPPSYEQSCGASTDPGLIPGS, encoded by the exons ATGGGTTCCTGTGGGGTCTCCAACAAGGCCAACGATGGGGCATGGGTGGTGGAGGAGAGCTACTTCAACAGCTCCCTGTCACTGGCTGACAAGG GAAGTCTGCCGGCTGGAGAGCACAACTTCCcctttcagttcctgcttcctg CCACAGCACCCACATCTTTTGAGGGACCCTTTGGGAAGATTGTGCACCAGGTGAGGGCCTCCATCGACACTCCACGTTTTTCCAAGGATCACAAATGTAGCCTCGTGTTCTACATCCTGAGCCCCTTGAACCTGAACAGCATCCCAGATATTGAG CAACCCAACGTGGCCTCCACTACCAAGAAGTTCTCCTACAAGCTGGTGAAGACGGGCAATGTGGTTCTCACAGCTAGCACTGACCTTCGTGGCTATGTGGTGGGACAGGTGCTTCGGCTGCAGGCTGACATTGAGAACCAATCAGGCAAGGACACCAGCCCTGTGGTGGCCAGCTTGCTACAG AAAGTATCCTATAAGGCCAAGCGCTGGATCTACGATGTGCGAACCATTGCAGAGGTGGAGGGTACAGGTGTCAAGGCCTGGAGGCGTGCTCAGTGGCAAGAACAGATCCTGGTGCCTGCCCTGCCCCAGTCAGCCCTGCCTGGCTGCAGCCTTATCCACATCGACTATTACCTGCAGGTTTGGTGTTGTCCGGGGCTGTGTGGCCTGAGGCTAGGTGCCCTTGGCCTGACTCCTCAATGCCTGCATTCTTTCCAGGTCTCCATGAAGGCACCCGAAGCCACCGTGACTCTCCCACTCTTTGTTGGCAATATTGCTGTGAACCAGACCCCACTGAGCCCCTGTGTAGGCCCAGGGTCCTCTCCTGGGGCCCTGTCCCCAGTGGTGCCCTCTGCACCCCCCCAGGAAGAGGCCGAGGCAGTGGCCGGCGGCCCCCACTTATCAGACCCAGTCTCCCTCTCTACCAAGATCCATTCTCAGCGGCAGCAGCCACCGCCCACTCCGCTGGGTCCTGTGTCCGTCCCCACCGGTGACCCCTGTGTTCAGGTTGGAAGCCCTGCCAGCCGTTCCCTGCACCCTCCCCTGTGCATCTCGATCGGTGCCACCGTCCCCTACTTTGCAGAAGGCTCCGGGGGCCCAGTGCCCACCACCAGCGCCTTGATCCTCCCTCCAGAGTACAGCTCATGGGGCTACCCCTATG AGGCTCCACCGTCCTATGAACAGAGCTGTGGTGCCAGTACAGACCCTGGCCTGATCCCAGGGAGCTGA
- the Arrdc1 gene encoding arrestin domain-containing protein 1 isoform X3, protein MGRVQLFEIRLRQGRVVYSPGEPLAGAVRVRLGAPLPFRGSLPAGEHNFPFQFLLPATAPTSFEGPFGKIVHQVRASIDTPRFSKDHKCSLVFYILSPLNLNSIPDIEQPNVASTTKKFSYKLVKTGNVVLTASTDLRGYVVGQVLRLQADIENQSGKDTSPVVASLLQKVSYKAKRWIYDVRTIAEVEGTGVKAWRRAQWQEQILVPALPQSALPGCSLIHIDYYLQVWCCPGLCGLRLGALGLTPQCLHSFQVSMKAPEATVTLPLFVGNIAVNQTPLSPCVGPGSSPGALSPVVPSAPPQEEAEAVAGGPHLSDPVSLSTKIHSQRQQPPPTPLGPVSVPTGDPCVQVGSPASRSLHPPLCISIGATVPYFAEGSGGPVPTTSALILPPEYSSWGYPYEAPPSYEQSCGASTDPGLIPGS, encoded by the exons GAAGTCTGCCGGCTGGAGAGCACAACTTCCcctttcagttcctgcttcctg CCACAGCACCCACATCTTTTGAGGGACCCTTTGGGAAGATTGTGCACCAGGTGAGGGCCTCCATCGACACTCCACGTTTTTCCAAGGATCACAAATGTAGCCTCGTGTTCTACATCCTGAGCCCCTTGAACCTGAACAGCATCCCAGATATTGAG CAACCCAACGTGGCCTCCACTACCAAGAAGTTCTCCTACAAGCTGGTGAAGACGGGCAATGTGGTTCTCACAGCTAGCACTGACCTTCGTGGCTATGTGGTGGGACAGGTGCTTCGGCTGCAGGCTGACATTGAGAACCAATCAGGCAAGGACACCAGCCCTGTGGTGGCCAGCTTGCTACAG AAAGTATCCTATAAGGCCAAGCGCTGGATCTACGATGTGCGAACCATTGCAGAGGTGGAGGGTACAGGTGTCAAGGCCTGGAGGCGTGCTCAGTGGCAAGAACAGATCCTGGTGCCTGCCCTGCCCCAGTCAGCCCTGCCTGGCTGCAGCCTTATCCACATCGACTATTACCTGCAGGTTTGGTGTTGTCCGGGGCTGTGTGGCCTGAGGCTAGGTGCCCTTGGCCTGACTCCTCAATGCCTGCATTCTTTCCAGGTCTCCATGAAGGCACCCGAAGCCACCGTGACTCTCCCACTCTTTGTTGGCAATATTGCTGTGAACCAGACCCCACTGAGCCCCTGTGTAGGCCCAGGGTCCTCTCCTGGGGCCCTGTCCCCAGTGGTGCCCTCTGCACCCCCCCAGGAAGAGGCCGAGGCAGTGGCCGGCGGCCCCCACTTATCAGACCCAGTCTCCCTCTCTACCAAGATCCATTCTCAGCGGCAGCAGCCACCGCCCACTCCGCTGGGTCCTGTGTCCGTCCCCACCGGTGACCCCTGTGTTCAGGTTGGAAGCCCTGCCAGCCGTTCCCTGCACCCTCCCCTGTGCATCTCGATCGGTGCCACCGTCCCCTACTTTGCAGAAGGCTCCGGGGGCCCAGTGCCCACCACCAGCGCCTTGATCCTCCCTCCAGAGTACAGCTCATGGGGCTACCCCTATG AGGCTCCACCGTCCTATGAACAGAGCTGTGGTGCCAGTACAGACCCTGGCCTGATCCCAGGGAGCTGA